The genomic region CGCGCCGAGCCAGCGGGTCCGTCCGATGTGGACACCGAGGGCGCGGCCGGTCTCCTCGCCGAGGGCGAGTCCGTTGAGCGGACGGGCCAGCCCGAGGGCGAGCAGGGTGCCGCCGAGCAGGAACGGGGCGACCGCGGTCACCACGTCCATGTGGCGGCCTGCCAGCGAGCCCACGTGCCAGAAGCGGTACTGGTTGAAGGCGCCGGGGTCGAGCAGCAGCACCGCGGAGTTGAACGCCAGCAGCACCGCGGTGATCGCCGCCCCGGCCATGATCAGCCGGTCCGGGGTGACCGCGGCGCGGCCGGTGGAGCCGAGCACGTAGACCACGACCGAGGCGAAGGCCGCCCCGGCGAAGGCGAGCCAGACGGAACCGGAGGTGCCGGAGACACCCAGGAATGCGATGCCGATGACCACCGCCGAGGAGGCGCCCATGGTCACGCCGAGCAGGCCGGGTTCGGCCAGGGCGTTGCGGGACAACGCCTGCATCAGCGCGCCGGAGAGTCCCAGGGCGGCGCCGACCAGCAGGCCGAGCAGGGTGCGCGGGATGCGCAGCTCATGCACGATCACCGCCTCGGCGCTGCTGTCGTTGTGCCACAACACAGACCAGGTGTCGGCGAAGGGGATCGACTTCAGCCCCAGCCACACGCTGAGCAGGCACACCAGCGCGAGTGCGGCCAGCGCGAGCAGCAGCCCGCCCGCGCGCGAGGTGAGGCCGCGCAGGCGGGCCGGACGCGGCGGTGTGCTGCCCCGAGCGCCGAGCACCTGGACCATGTGGATCTCCATCCGCGGCACGGGATTCCCTGCCCCGGTCACTGCTTGGCGAGGATCGGCACCAGGTTCTTCAGCGCGAAGGGCATGCTCAGCACGGTGTTGAACGAGATGGCCGCGCCGATGGGCGGCTCGTAGTAGGAGACGAACAGGTCCCGCTTTTCCTTGGCCACCTTGAGGCGCTGGTACACCGGGTCGGCCTTGACCTTCGGCTCGCTGGTCGCGTCGCTGGTCAGCCAGACCAGGCGGTCCACCTCGAACAACTCCGGCAGGCCTTCGGAGCCGACCTCGATGATGTTCTGCTCCTTGGGCGCCTGGCGCAGGCGGTCCGGGGTCTGGAAGCCGAGGTCGAGCAGGAAGGCCAGCTTCGGGTCGTGCGCGGCGAAGGCGGCGAAGATGCCGGGCTGGAAGTTGTCGGCGACCAGCGCGGTCTGCTTGGCCCACTCGGGGTGCTCGGCGCGGGCCTTGGCGAACTGGGCCTTCAGGTCGGCGATCTTGGCCTCGAGCTCCTTGTCCTTGCCCAGCGCCTTGCCGATGGTGCGCGCCATCTCCTCCCACGGGGTGGCGTAGTCCGGGTGCTTGCCGGACTGGGCGACCACCGGGATGTTGAGCTTGGTCAGCGTCTCGTACTGCTCCTTGGTGATGCCGGAGTACTGGGCGATCACCAGGTCCGGGCGCAGCGAGGCGACCTTCTCCATGTTGATGTCGTCGCGCTCGCC from Crossiella sp. CA-258035 harbors:
- a CDS encoding iron chelate uptake ABC transporter family permease subunit produces the protein MEIHMVQVLGARGSTPPRPARLRGLTSRAGGLLLALAALALVCLLSVWLGLKSIPFADTWSVLWHNDSSAEAVIVHELRIPRTLLGLLVGAALGLSGALMQALSRNALAEPGLLGVTMGASSAVVIGIAFLGVSGTSGSVWLAFAGAAFASVVVYVLGSTGRAAVTPDRLIMAGAAITAVLLAFNSAVLLLDPGAFNQYRFWHVGSLAGRHMDVVTAVAPFLLGGTLLALGLARPLNGLALGEETGRALGVHIGRTRWLGALAITVLCGAATAAAGPIGFLGLAVPHIARLLVGADQRWVLPYSAVLAPMLLLGADILGRLLVAPAELAVGIVTAVLGAPVFLALCRRRKLVHS
- a CDS encoding iron-siderophore ABC transporter substrate-binding protein codes for the protein MSMRTRLPGVAIALATTLVLTACGSGGTAPAAGPGGGDGVFPVKIEHKYGSTEITKRPQRVVTLGLSDHETALALDVKPVGVVDWFKERPFGKFPWQAEKWAGTEPTIVGERDDINMEKVASLRPDLVIAQYSGITKEQYETLTKLNIPVVAQSGKHPDYATPWEEMARTIGKALGKDKELEAKIADLKAQFAKARAEHPEWAKQTALVADNFQPGIFAAFAAHDPKLAFLLDLGFQTPDRLRQAPKEQNIIEVGSEGLPELFEVDRLVWLTSDATSEPKVKADPVYQRLKVAKEKRDLFVSYYEPPIGAAISFNTVLSMPFALKNLVPILAKQ